The Brumimicrobium sp. genomic interval ATAAATCATCAAAGAAATTATCATTTTCATCTTTTCCTTTCACGTCTGAATTACTTAAAATCCAAGTGTGATTTAAGATGTCAAGTTTGTTGCAGAAATCTCTTAATCGAATTTGTTCGCTGTCGTTAAATTCGTCTTTTGCATAAGAATTAAAACTTGAAGTTTCGCTCAACGGTTTGTATGGCGGATCGAAATAAAATAGCGAATTTTTGTCTGCGTATTCCAACGTTTGTTCAAAATCTCCACACAAAATTTCTACTTTTTGCAACGCTTCACTTACCGCTAAAATATTTTCTCTGTCGCATATTGTTGGCTTTTTATAACCACCCATCGGAACATTATATTCGTTCTTACGATTCACTCTATAAAGTCCATTAAAACAAGTACGGTTTAGAAAAATAAACAAAGCGGCTTGCCCGCTTTGTTCTTCTTTTCTTGTATTGTACAAAGCTCTTTTTTGGTAGTAATAGAGTTTTTTATTCTCCTCATTTCCTTCCAAATTATGAAATTCATTTTGTAAAATTTCAAGAATTGAAATCAATTCTTTTGGTTTGTTTGCAATGGTTTTATAGGTATTTATTAAGTCTTCATTGATGTCGTTTATTACAGCTTTTTCGAGGTTTGGAAAGTTGTTTAACATCCAAAAAAGTACAG includes:
- a CDS encoding DNA adenine methylase, which encodes MTKFKTAKPFLKWAGGKTQLINDIEKSIPQELVRSKFTYIEPFVGSGAVLFWMLNNFPNLEKAVINDINEDLINTYKTIANKPKELISILEILQNEFHNLEGNEENKKLYYYQKRALYNTRKEEQSGQAALFIFLNRTCFNGLYRVNRKNEYNVPMGGYKKPTICDRENILAVSEALQKVEILCGDFEQTLEYADKNSLFYFDPPYKPLSETSSFNSYAKDEFNDSEQIRLRDFCNKLDILNHTWILSNSDVKGKDENDNFFDDLYSDFNIQRVEAKRNINANPEKRGKLTELLITNQVNNKDYVRAI